The following coding sequences are from one Stegostoma tigrinum isolate sSteTig4 chromosome 11, sSteTig4.hap1, whole genome shotgun sequence window:
- the LOC125460569 gene encoding ras-related protein Rab-7a, producing the protein MTSRKKVLLKVIILGDSGVGKTSLMNQYVNKKFSNQYKATIGADFLTKEVMVDDRLVTMQIWDTAGQERFQSLGVAFYRGADCCVLVFDVTAPNTFKTLDSWRDEFLIQASPRDPENFPFVVLGNKIDLENRQVTAKRAQAWCQSKNNIPYFETSAKEAINVEQAFQTIARNALKQETEVELYNEFPEPIKLDKNDRAKTSAESCSC; encoded by the exons ggtagggaaAACCTCCTTGATGAACCAGTATGTAAACAAAAAATTCAGTAACCAGTACAAGGCAACAATAGGAGCAGACTTTCTCACAAAAGAAGTGATGGTGGATGATCGTTTGGTGACAATGCAG ATCTGGGATACAGCTGGACAAGAGCGGTTTCAGTCACTGGGTGTAGCATTCTACAGAGGAGCTGACTGCTGTGTGCTGGTCTTTGATGTAACAGCACCCAATACATTCAAAACACTTGACAGCTGGAGGGATGAGTTTCTCATTCAAGCTAGTCCACGAGATCCAGAAAACTTTCCTTTTGTTGTCCTTGGAAACAAGATTGACTTGGAAAACCGACAA GTCACTGCAAAAAGAGCACAGGCATGGTGTCAGAGCAAAAATAATATCCCATATTTTGAAACCAGTGCAAAGGAGGCAATAAATGTGGAACAGGCTTTTCAAACAATTGCACGGAATGCACTTAAACAG GAAACTGAAGTGGAACTCTACAATGAATTTCCAGAACCAATCAAACTAGACAAGAACGACCGAGCAAAGACTTCAGCAGAGAGCTGCAGCTGCTGA
- the LOC125460562 gene encoding histone H1.10, whose translation MSADVETLPVAPAEGEGQKSPAKKAGSKKKKSGKGKNQQGKYSALLVEIVQRLGARNGSSLATIYKEAKTVPWFNERQGRTYLRYAVRALVLNGTLNQVKGRGANGSFKIKKSETGQAAKKKKAASASTSSSSAVKKSHKKGASSKKAESSRKSRPASSSKDRSKSKKGKANKKSKSKKA comes from the coding sequence ATGTCCGCTGATGTGGAAACGTTGCCTGTTGCTCCTGCCGAGGGAGAGGGGCAGAAAAGTCCGGCCAAGAAGGCAGGCTCCAAGAAGAAGAAATCGGGTAAGGGCAAGAACCAGCAGGGCAAGTACAGCGCCCTGCTGGTGGAGATCGTGCAGAGGCTGGGAGCCCGCAATGGCTCCTCGCTGGCCACCATTTACAAGGAAGCTAAGACCGTGCCCTGGTTCAATGAGCGCCAGGGCCGCACTTACCTGCGTTATGCCGTGCGAGCCCTGGTCCTCAACGGCACCCTCAACCAGGTGAAGGGTAGAGGGGCGAACGGCTCCTTCAAGATCAAGAAAAGCGAAACTGGGCAAGCGGCGAAGAAGAAGAAGGCGGCTTCAGCGTCGACCAGCAGCAGCAGCGCCGTGAAGAAATCTCACAAGAAAGGCGCCTCCAGCAAGAAAGCAGAGAGCAGCAGGAAGAGCCGCCCGGCTTCCTCCAGCAAAGACAGGAGCAAGAGCAAGAAAGGCAAAGCAAATAAAAAATCCAAGTCCAAGAAAGCTTAG